The Camelina sativa cultivar DH55 chromosome 18, Cs, whole genome shotgun sequence DNA window cagagagacagagagtgTGAAACCTATCTCTCAACTCTTGCAATCAAGCTCAtcaatttctagggtttccGTACATAccttatcatcttcttcttcatcatcttgatctctctcttcttctacctcttccACATCGcaatccttctcttcttcttcttcttcttcttcttcttcttcttcttcttcctcatcttcatcttcatcctcgtGACGGTtaattttcctcttcttcacttgcCTCTTCTCActcgcatcttcttcttcctcttctggttcttcgtcatcatcatcttcctcctcttcttcataaTCAGACGCGTGACTCACACGCGCTCTACTCTTCTTAATCGGAGGGTCAGCTCTAGCACGGCTCTGGTTCAGCTTAAGGACTTGCTTCAGCTTCCTCTGCctcctcttctcctcttcaacatcatcctcttcctcttcgtcgAAGTAATCGTCGAAATCGAAGTTGTACCTCACATTTCGCAGCCTTTGACCTCGCCGGAGCTCATATCCCGATTCACTTGGAGACGAACCACTACGCCGTCGCGCCGCCAGATCCGCCTTCGACGGACGACCTTTCCTCTTCCGTCTCGCGATCTGACTCATCCTTCTTCTCTATTGAACTCAGTGCACACCCAAATccccctttctctctctctctatacagctaaggtctctctctctctctctccaactttctttttttttttccgggtaggagagagaaaggaagaaaatgaagtaacGTTGGGTCAACCGAGCCTAAGTCTGAACCTCAGGTTCGGATAAACCTGATGCGTTCAAAAAAACTGCGTGAAGTAAACGGCGTCAGTAGACGACGTTGGCTACTACCCGTTGCCCGGCTACtagttttttattaattttattttccacgTCATCAATTTCTTATTTGATGCTTTGGACACGTTTACTAACGCGCTTTAACACTAATAAGcactttttgtttcctttaaaGTGTAGTTATTCATTAATCAGAAGTTTAACTAGTAGAACGAGTAGAGGTCTATGGATTTTTGCGTTATGAACGTACCAAAAATGGATAAACACGTTTTGAATTGAAACATTATTACTATGTTGGAAGTACaacattttgaatttttcattaTTGTTTCTGACTATCCTCTTTTAATTGCTGTTCcggaaaaagtatttttttttaccacaatacacatatagaaaaaatattattaatcttAGATTATGATGAGATAAATTAACTAGTGATGGACTTTTTGtgaaatcttatatttttttagtgaaaGAAAGGATGAAAATTTAAAGgttaagagaaaagaagaaaaaataaaaagctaatTAAGAGGAGAATGTGCAACTTGGGAGTGATTGAGAATTTTGCGAACAAAAATATGACACGGCGCCTATATTTCAAAAGTGTCACCTTTTTTTGTCCCATCCTTTTTGACAAAACGTACACAGCCTAACCACTTATACTAGAAATATATTCTCCAAATATGCATGACAGGTTCATATACAAGCTGCTCAATTGGTAGgaaaatttgattaaatttgaATCTATGATGGAGTTTTGCTCAATCTAATAATACATGATTGTCACTTGAGGTCAATTTGAATTTAAGTATTATGGGCGTAATTGGTATACTTCTTCTCGTTGCAATACGTCAAATACACCATTGCTATTGTGACCAATGGATACAATGGTAAGTTCAAgcgaaaaatttaaaaaaaaacgataggAAAGTACTTGTAAAACAGGAAGGGGCTAGGTAGAAGAAAACTGTCTCCCCTTATTATTGATCAGAAACCGATTACAACTCTTCTATTTATACAAGACTCAATAGCTTCTATTTCAAGTAAACCTAAATACAATTGCCTATTCTAGTACAAGATATCTAGAATAAGGTAATACACAATATACGCAGAATATACAGCCCAATACTCTCCCTCAAGTTGGTGCATGCAAGTCACAAATGCCCAACTTGGACGTTAACCGTTGAAACGAAGCAGTCCCCAATGTCTTGGTAAGTATATCAGCTGAATGTTCTTCTGTACGAATGTGAACCATCGTCAATACACCATCTTGAACAGCATCACGAACAAAATGACAATCCCGTTCGATATGTTTGGTACGTTCATGGAAAACGGGATTATTAGAAATGTGAATGGCGGCTTGGCTATCACAAAAAGGCGTATAGAAGTTGACTGAGGACATCCTAAATCGCCCAAAAGTTGTTTGAGCCACAAAACCTCATTCAAAGCATTACGCATTGACCTATATTCAGCTTCAGCGGAAGATTGCGAGACagttttctgcttctttgttttccacGATATGGGGGATCCGCCTAAACACATAACATAACCACTGAGAGAACATCGTGTAAGAGGACAAGTCGAGAAGTCTGCATCACAATAAGCTGTAAGAGTCAAATCAGACTTAGAACTCAACAAAATACCCCGACCTGGAGCACTCTTCAAGTATCGAACAACATGTAAGGCTGCATCCTAGTGATCCATACGCGGAGACTTCAAAAATTGAGAAAGAATATGAACAGCATAATCCAACTTCGGTCGTGTAGTAAGTAGATAGATGAGTCGGCCAACTAAACGCTGATAAGCCTCAGGATTAGGCATGAAAGCACTCTTACTTAAACCCAACTTGTGATTCTGTTCCATCGGTGTACTGGTCGGTCGGGTGCGATCCAAGAAGACCAGTTTCACCAATGATGTCTAGAGCATATTTTCTCTGAGAAAGATACATACCCTCAGAACTTCGGGCAATTTCAATACCAAGGAAGTATTTGGACCCAAATATTTCATGTGACAACATTTGCCCAAGTAATCCTTAAAACTTTGTAACATGCGTGTATTATTCCCACAAATAAGCAAATCATCAACGTATACTAGAACCCGGAGTTCAACATCAGCACGCGAGTAAGTAAACAGAGAATAGTCGGCATAAGAGTGAACAAAACTAAACTGTGTCAATGTCGAGGTAAGCTTATCAAACCAACAACGAGAAGCTTGCTTAAGCCCATATAACGATTTCTTGAGTCAACACACCTTGTTGGGATTAGAATGACGGAAACCAACAGGTAATTTCATGTAAACCTCTTCTTCTAGgtcaccatggagaaaagcatTATGCACATCCATTTGGTGAGCTTCCCAATTCTTTGCAGCAATAATACGCAATAGACCACACACAGTGGATATTTTAACGACAAGGGCAAAAGTTTCATTATAGTCCTCCCCCTCAATCTGACGATTACCACAAGCAACTAAGCGTGCTTTGTACCTTTCAATAGAGCCATCTGcatgaaatttgattttataaaccCATTTGTTGTCAATAGCCACTTTGTCTGGTGGAAGGTCGGTGACATCCCAAAAATCAAGTTCTTCAAGAGCATCAACCTTTGTTCCCATGGCGTTAGTCTATTGTGGGTCTTGAATAGCTTGTTTGTAAGAAGTCGGCTCAATAGCCTCAACAAGCGCAGCTAAAAACACTTGATGAGCAGGAAAGAAATTATCATCAGAAATATAATTTGTGAGAGGGTACGGTGTTTTACCTTGGACCGGTGTCGAGGAAGCCATATCGGAGTCGGATGGAGCGTGATGGGAGTCTTCTAAACAACGAGCATTGTAAGTAACATAACCATGTAACCGAATAGAGGGATACTTCATACGTTTACCTACGTCTAACTCTTCTGGTGGTTCCGCTGATGTGTGTAAATCGACAATTGGAGACTCCTCTTCCTTCACGATCACAGGAGAAGATGGTTCCGTGTCAACATTTTCTTCCACAACTGACGGTGTTGTATTTTCACTGGCAACCAACGGTGTTATATTTTCACCGGCAACCGACGGTGTTGTATTTTCTACGGGAGGATCAGATGGAGAGTCATCATCAGGACTTCCCCTTAATATAGAGGTGGATTCCGGTGTAAGAACCCAATCATCATCTACACGAGTTGGACCAGTTAACGTGTCTTCTTCAAGCAACATATGATTGGTGGCATACGGGAAAACATCCTCGTGAAAAACAACATCCCGAGAAACTAAAAATTCATTATCTTCAAGGTCATACACCTTCCAACCCTTCTTTCCAAAAGGATAACCCACAAAAATACATGAACGACTTCTAGGACCAAATTTATCTTTGTCACGCATTTTCCTATGTGTAGAACAAGCGGAACCAAAAACTTTCAACTCATCACAAGACGGTTTCTTGTTGAATAACAACTCGTATGGTGTTTTCCCATGAAGAACTTTGGTGGGAGTTCGGTTGATGAGGTAGGCTGCCGTTAAAATCGCTTCTCCCCAAAAAATGATTGGTAAACTTGCTTGAAAAAGCAAAGACCAGGCAACGTTTAAAATGTGACGGTGTTTCCTTTCCACACGTCCATTTTGCTGTGGAGTATCAACACAAGAAGTTTGATGTATAATCCAATTCTCTCGAAAATAATTAGAGAGACACATAAACTCGGTACCATTGTTGCTACGGACCATACGAACATCTTTACCAAACTATTTCTTCGTGTAGACACAAAAATTCTGCAAAACTTTCCGAACTTCGGACTTTTCAAGTAAGAGGTATGTCCACATTGCTCTAGAAAAATTATCCACAATTGTCAAAATAGACCGCTCCACAGCAAGCAGGAATGCGATAAggaccccaaacatcaacaTGTATTAGTGAAAAACAATCCATTGCTTTATTGCTACTATCATAAAATATTTCTCTTGTCTGCTTAGCCTTAAAACACACATCACAAGGAGTGGAGCTAGCTGAGTTTTTAGAATCAGAAAACATAGGTAAACTAGAAATAATTAGAGAAGACGGATGTCCAAGTCTTCGATGCCACAAAGTCGAATCACGCTGCAACTCAACCTTGTTAACCCGCACAACATCCTTGTCTTTAAGATAGTAAACCCCATCACGCTCTTCACCTCTTCCAATCAGCATCCTCAAAAAACGGTCCTgcaaaacacaaaaactatcGGTGAACATCGCAACACATTTGCTTTGTTTAAGTAGCTTAGAAACGGATATAAGTGTGCAATCAAGGGTTGGAACATATAACACATTTTCAAGTGTTATATCATCTGAAACGTGAATCACACCCATGCTACTCGACATTGTTGTACTTCCATCGGCGAATCCGATCTTACACGGTGACATGGACCCAACGTTTGTTAACAACGCAAGATTTCCCGTCATATGGTGTAAGGCCCCTGTATCAAGAATGATATCCTCATTAATCTTACCAGAGAGTTTATCAGACATGTTGAACCGTTTCTCCTTCGCCAATTGTTCTAGTGCTTTCCATTGTTCAGGGGTGAGAGACGGATACGCGGATGCATGAGGACTGGTGGCGTGAGTAACCGTCGCAtaaccacgaccacgacctgCTGCTTGGAAGCTCGAACTTCGACCTCCACGTCCTAAACCACAACCTTCGCCTCTTCCGGACCGTTCGTTCCACCATTCTGGGTATCCAATTAACTCCCAACAGTAGTCCTTCTCATGACCTGATCGCCCACAATGTGAGCAAAAGCTCCGTTCTCTGTTCCTGTTAttgatttggttgaattttgcaGAAACAGATCTTGTTGCATAAATAGATGCCTCACTTGTTTCATGACCATTAAACGCAACAGGAGACTCAGCTTGCGGAACGGACCTTGTCGTGAAACCGACAGCTTCATGTTGTTGTTCTCTTCTCTTGCTCGCTGAAAGTCTATGTTCTTCTCTTATCACTTTGGCATAAGCTTGTGCCAAGTCTGGCATCAGCTCTGCATCAATGATTTGGCAAATCACGTTTCTAAATTGAGACTCATTAAGTCCCATGACAAACTGATGAactttctcatcttctctctcttttgcaaTTTGTGTAGCTGCTCTGCAGGTACAAAGGGGAATCGGACGATAACCTTGCAGTTCATCCCACAATACAACGAGGAGTATGTAATAATCAATTACGGATTGACCTTCTTGACTACAAGATGCCAACTGACATACTATTTAATGTATATGAACCTTGTTACCAACAGAGAATCGCTCCTTTAAATTCTCCAACAACTCTGCTGCATCAGAGACAAACGAGACCGTGGAACGCACTCAGGGTGTGATCGAAGTTCTCAACCATCCGACAACCATCGAGTTGACACTCGTCCACGACTCCATCTCTAACCCTGTTGTCGTTGGTTTTATGATGGATCCATCCAGAAAACCAGTCTTTCTTTTGGCTTTAAGGGCGTTGAGCATCTCCGTTGCCCACTCTGCATAATTCTCTTCTGTCAACTGAACAGACGAAATCATCTACCCAAGGTTATCTCTGGAGGTCAAGGTGTAGGGGGAAACCTCCTTTGAATCGGAACCCTTTGCTACGATCGCTTTCTTGTCTTCACTCGACATGGTGTTTTAGATCTTAATTAAAAACCTTAttaagacgaagaagaaaattataaaacgtAAAGATGAATAAGAAAGctataagaataaaaaatatcagGCTTTTTGCTCTAATACCATGTAAAACATGAAGGGGCTAGGTAGAAGaaaaatctctttctttcctaTTGATCAGAAACCGATTACAACTCTTCTATTTATACAAGATTCAATAGCTTCTACCTCAAATAAACTTAAATACAATTGCCTATTCTAGCACAAGATATCTAGAATAAGATAATACACATATATACGGCCGAATAGTACTATTGTCAATTTATGTATTACCAACTTTATATCTTTTCAACTTGTTTGATATCGTTTTCCCAACTTTCAAAACTTTCTACTGTATTTTTATTGGATCCAATGTTATATCATGAAAAGattatttaaaagttttagattCTTAGCAGAGTGTTTGTTATTTGTCATTGTGGTCACATTTCAAATATAATGTTTGTGACTCGACCATGCATGTCATCATATGTTTTAAGACAAAACTTACTTGTGAACGCGCCACATATAATACGCGAGAGAGATTCAAAACTCTCTACAAATATGGTTTGAAGTAATTTTTCTCTAATATGGacactcttaaaaaaaaaaataatgactaTACTTTCGCAATGAATTAAAATTATtctcaaataattaaaatgcGAAAAATTGagtcaacaaataaataaatatggttgACTTTGCCATATTTGATTAGTATATTActactatctatatatacatttttggagacatttaacaaataaatcctagagttggaacttatttacaatcatgccattaatattattttttttaatttataatttactatttctTAAATTATGATAGGGTTTCccatttttataaacaattattCTCCCATAATTgcaactttccaaaaaaatcggAACTactattatttacattaaatactaatttgataattaatcatataaatataacatttcctAAACTTAAAATAATTCTCCCTAATCAAAGTAATAATGCGTAATTTTTAACATATTCCTTAATAAAACTAATTACACAAATTTTTCACCCTAATTAGTTGCTAACTGGATTATTATTACCTTGGAGAAGAAAACACCCTATGAATATATCTTACACCTAAACGAGAATTATCATCACTAAATACATAACACACAActtattgaaaacataaaatacaCCTTTGGCTTAAGGATGAAACGTGACTTTGCATACTATTTGGTTTtctctatatttatattgttgttataattgtcatattttctgattttcaaTACTAACATTTTAACGTAGTGATGAGAGAATGGCATGACAAGCATTGCAGCGGTTGACATGTGGGTGGGCGAACAATTTGACTACGATTAAATTTCAACACGTGTTTGGGACAAACAATGTGGCCACTATACTCAGGTTGTGTGGAGAAACACGGAGAAGTAGGGATGTGCAAAAGTGAGATGTAAGAATGGTCAAACCTTCATCACTTGCAACTACGATCCTCCCGGTAACTGGGTTGGCGAGTGGCCTTACTAAAAAAATTCCATTTAAATGCTTACAAATCATATATGTATTGTTCAGTTATACAAATCATCTGTCGAGGAACTAATAAACATTGGAACTAATAAAGATTGTGGAAAtcataataattctttttattataatttttatttttgattgccTATGATTCTTGGAATCATCAGTtccaaaaacaagttttaattcAGTTACTCCTATGagattgaataaaataaatggaAGTCAAAGGATAAGAAGATTTTTTTCCGTGTATAGTTTTCTAATTGTTGTAgccattttttatttagtttatttaagaAATATGAAAGTAATATAATTAGTAGATATGAAGTTTCGACTTTTTGTAATTCTATAACTTAGAAATcgactatttttaatatttttttattcaaagagTGTAggttcaaaaaaatcttttaacaaatctttctaatcaaattttgataaaattatctCATTTTGTTTTAACTAATAACAATAATGGAGGTGCATAGGATTTGGGTTATAACCAATGAtaaaagtgaatatatattaaaacaaataaatgcaacttaatttttaaatattttaatttttgttattatgcaTGATCTCTATTATAAAGGAAAAATTAGAACATCATTTGAGATGCTCTCACACGTAATAATAAAAGAAACCATTTTTGTTTAACTTGAATTATATCTGAACCGTCCAAATTACATCAACATCGAGAGAATCAGacgatttagaagaagaagaagaagataacactAACGGGTCCCACAATCATCAGAACATTATTATGCGTT harbors:
- the LOC104763464 gene encoding uncharacterized protein LOC104763464; this translates as MSSEDKKAIVAKGSDSKELTEENYAEWATEMLNALKAKRKTGFLDGSIIKPTTTGLEMESWTSVNSMVVGCQEGQSVIDYYILLVVLWDELQGYRPIPLCTCRAATQIAKEREDEKVHQFVMGLNESQFRNVICQIIDAELMPDLAQAYAKVIREEHRLSASKRREQQHEAVGFTTRSVPQAESPVAFNGHETSEASIYATRSVSAKFNQINNRNRERSFCSHCGRSGHEKDYCWELIGYPEWWNERSGRGEGCGLGRGGRSSSFQAAGRGRGYATVTHATSPHASAYPSLTPEQWKALEQLAKEKRFNMSDKLSGKINEDIILDTGALHHMTGNLALLTNVGSMSPCKIGFADGSTTMSSSMGVIHVSDDITLENVLYVPTLDCTLISDRFLRMLIGRGEERDGVYYLKDKDVVRVNKQNGRVERKHRHILNVAWSLLFQASLPIIFWGEAILTAAYLINRTPTKVLHGKTPYELLFNKKPSCDELKVFGSACSTHRKMRDKDKFGPRSRSCIFVGYPFGKKGWKVYDLEDNEFLVSRDVVFHEDVFPYATNHMLLEEDTLTGPTRVDDDWVLTPESTSILRGSPDDDSPSDPPVENTTPSVAGENITPLVASENTTPSVVEENVDTEPSSPVIVKEEESPIVDLHTSAEPPEELDVGKRMKYPSIRLHGYVTYNARCLEDSHHAPSDSDMASSTPVQGKTPYPLTNYISDDNFFPAHQVFLAALVEAIEPTSYKQAIQDPQ